In a genomic window of Thiolapillus brandeum:
- a CDS encoding ArsC family reductase, whose amino-acid sequence MIQLYGIPNCDTMRKARKWLQDHGIEYQFHDYKKLGIDEPRLREWMAKVGWETLLNRRGMMWRKLSQEQRDTIDEASALQLMTGIPSIIKRPVLVTEDGHIEVGFSEDRYKELFQQ is encoded by the coding sequence ATGATCCAGCTGTACGGCATTCCCAACTGCGATACCATGCGAAAAGCCCGCAAGTGGTTGCAGGATCACGGCATCGAGTACCAGTTTCACGACTACAAGAAACTGGGTATCGATGAACCCCGCCTGCGGGAATGGATGGCAAAGGTGGGTTGGGAAACCCTGCTCAACCGGCGCGGCATGATGTGGCGCAAGCTCTCCCAGGAGCAACGCGACACCATCGACGAAGCCAGCGCCCTGCAACTGATGACCGGGATCCCTTCCATCATCAAGCGACCGGTGCTGGTGACGGAGGATGGACATATCGAGGTCGGCTTTTCCGAAGACAGATACAAGGAGCTGTTTCAACAATGA
- the dapE gene encoding succinyl-diaminopimelate desuccinylase — protein sequence MSATLELAMALISRPSVTPEDAGCQALMMDRLSALGFDPEPLNFGDTQNFWARRGRQGPVFCFAGHTDVVPPGPEDAWHSPPFEPSIRDGQLYGRGAADMKGSLAAMITATEAFVSKHPDHKGSIAYLITSDEEGPATHGTVKVVETLEQRGEKMDWCLVGEPSSTQRLADVVKNGRRGSHGCRLRVKGIQGHVAYPHLARNPVHEALPALAELVAEEWDQGNEFFPPTTFQISNIHAGTGATNVIPGTLEVLFNFRFSTETTHQALEQRVEEILNRHDLDYDIEWTLSGPPFLTPGGALLDAARQAIRDIMGYATELSTSGGTSDGRFIAPTGAQVLELGPLNATIHKVNECVGVEDLEHLSRIYERLLELLLT from the coding sequence ATGTCGGCAACCCTGGAGCTGGCCATGGCACTGATCAGCCGCCCTTCCGTAACCCCGGAAGACGCCGGCTGCCAGGCCCTGATGATGGATCGCCTGAGCGCCCTGGGCTTCGATCCTGAACCCCTGAACTTTGGCGACACGCAAAATTTCTGGGCCCGGCGGGGCCGCCAGGGTCCGGTCTTCTGTTTCGCCGGGCACACGGACGTGGTACCCCCAGGGCCGGAAGACGCCTGGCACTCTCCCCCTTTCGAACCCAGCATCCGCGACGGCCAGCTCTATGGCCGGGGCGCGGCGGACATGAAAGGCTCCCTGGCAGCCATGATTACGGCCACCGAAGCCTTCGTGAGCAAACACCCGGATCACAAGGGTTCCATCGCCTATCTCATCACCAGCGACGAGGAAGGCCCCGCCACCCATGGCACGGTAAAGGTGGTGGAAACCCTGGAGCAGCGGGGCGAAAAAATGGATTGGTGCCTGGTGGGCGAGCCCTCATCCACCCAGCGGCTTGCCGATGTGGTCAAGAATGGCCGCCGGGGTTCCCATGGCTGCCGCCTGCGGGTGAAAGGCATCCAGGGCCACGTGGCCTATCCCCACCTGGCCAGGAATCCCGTCCATGAAGCCCTGCCCGCCCTGGCGGAACTGGTGGCCGAGGAATGGGATCAGGGCAATGAATTCTTCCCTCCGACCACTTTCCAGATCTCCAACATCCATGCCGGCACCGGCGCCACCAATGTGATTCCCGGTACTTTGGAGGTGCTGTTCAACTTCCGGTTCTCCACGGAAACCACCCACCAGGCACTGGAGCAGCGCGTGGAGGAAATCCTGAACAGGCACGACCTGGACTATGACATCGAATGGACCTTGTCCGGCCCCCCCTTCCTCACCCCCGGCGGCGCACTCCTGGATGCCGCCCGGCAGGCGATCCGGGACATCATGGGCTATGCCACGGAACTGTCCACCTCCGGCGGCACTTCCGACGGGCGCTTCATCGCCCCCACCGGCGCCCAGGTCCTGGAACTCGGCCCCCTCAACGCCACCATTCACAAGGTCAACGAATGCGTGGGCGTGGAAGACCTGGAGCATCTGTCGCGCATCTATGAAAGGCTGCTGGAATTGCTGCTCACCTGA
- a CDS encoding histidine triad nucleotide-binding protein, with amino-acid sequence MSNCIFCKIVSGDIPAEIIHENDDLLVFRDLNPQAPTHALVIPRRHIATLNDMQAEDAELIGKMHLAAKAVAEQEGIADAGYRTVFNCNAGAGQTVYHIHLHVLGGRPMSWPPG; translated from the coding sequence ATGAGTAACTGTATATTCTGCAAAATAGTTTCCGGGGATATTCCCGCGGAAATCATCCATGAAAACGACGATCTTCTGGTGTTCCGGGATCTCAATCCCCAGGCGCCTACCCATGCACTGGTGATTCCCAGACGTCACATTGCCACCCTGAACGATATGCAGGCGGAAGACGCTGAGCTTATCGGCAAAATGCACCTGGCGGCGAAGGCTGTGGCGGAGCAGGAAGGCATTGCCGATGCCGGTTACCGTACCGTATTCAACTGCAATGCTGGAGCCGGGCAGACGGTATACCATATCCATCTGCATGTATTGGGGGGGCGCCCCATGAGCTGGCCGCCGGGTTAG
- the recR gene encoding recombination mediator RecR, which produces MSQSSLLQQLMDSFCCLPGVGPKTAQRMAFHILERDREGGRRLAGILEQAVAHIGHCKRCRTLSEDELCRLCASEQRNDAQLCIVETPADVFAIEQATDYRGRYFVLGGRLSPLDGIGPAEIGLPQLASILAEGRVEELILATNPTVEGEATAQYIGDMAAEAGISATRIAHGVPLGGELEYVDGGTLAHAFLGRRRVGN; this is translated from the coding sequence ATGAGCCAAAGCAGCCTGCTGCAGCAGCTCATGGACAGCTTTTGCTGTCTGCCCGGCGTAGGCCCCAAAACCGCCCAGCGCATGGCTTTTCATATCCTGGAAAGAGACCGGGAAGGCGGGCGGCGACTGGCTGGAATACTGGAGCAGGCCGTGGCGCATATTGGCCATTGCAAACGCTGCCGCACCCTCAGTGAAGACGAGCTGTGCCGCCTGTGCGCCAGTGAGCAGCGCAATGATGCCCAGTTGTGCATCGTGGAAACCCCGGCGGATGTGTTTGCCATCGAACAGGCCACGGATTACCGTGGACGCTATTTCGTTCTGGGTGGGCGGCTCTCGCCCCTGGATGGCATTGGACCTGCGGAAATCGGCTTGCCCCAGTTGGCGTCTATCCTCGCAGAAGGCCGTGTGGAAGAACTGATTCTGGCCACCAATCCCACGGTGGAAGGCGAGGCCACGGCCCAGTATATTGGAGACATGGCCGCAGAAGCGGGGATTTCCGCCACCCGCATTGCCCATGGAGTACCCCTGGGGGGTGAGCTGGAATATGTGGACGGTGGCACCCTGGCCCATGCCTTCCTCGGTCGGCGCCGGGTGGGGAACTGA
- a CDS encoding YbaB/EbfC family nucleoid-associated protein, producing the protein MKGGLGNLMKQAQKIQADMQKAQEELARAEITGESGGGLVKVTMNGKHEVRRVEIDDSLMGEDKEMLEDLVAAACNDAVHRIEEKTKDQMSGLTSGLNLPPGMKLPF; encoded by the coding sequence ATGAAAGGTGGTTTAGGCAACCTCATGAAGCAGGCCCAGAAGATCCAGGCCGATATGCAGAAGGCCCAGGAAGAACTGGCCAGGGCGGAGATCACCGGTGAATCCGGTGGTGGTTTGGTGAAAGTCACCATGAACGGCAAACACGAGGTGCGCCGGGTGGAGATCGATGATTCTCTCATGGGTGAGGACAAGGAAATGCTTGAGGATCTGGTGGCGGCCGCCTGTAATGATGCCGTACACCGCATCGAGGAAAAAACCAAGGATCAGATGAGCGGACTCACCTCCGGCCTCAACCTTCCCCCGGGAATGAAGCTGCCCTTCTGA
- the dnaX gene encoding DNA polymerase III subunit gamma/tau, protein MSYQVLARKWRPRSFDEMVGQEHVVRALSNALDNDRLHHAYLFTGTRGVGKTTLARILAKSLNCEQGISSTPCGECSICREVDEGRFADLLEVDAASRTKVDQTLELLENVPFAPIRGRYKVYLIDEVHMFSNSSFNALLKTLEEPPPHVKFLLATTDPQKVPVTVLSRCLQMNLKRLPLEQIRGQFEHVLGAEGVAWEPAALDLLARVADGSMRDGLSILDQAIAFGGGQVREEEVKAMLGVVAQDRLPGMLRRVADNDARGLLQDIDQAAQQSPDFSALLKDMLLLLHRVALYQVAPEAADAAWGDLQPIQALAQLLPAEDVQLFYEIALRGQRDLPLAPDPRSGFEMILLRMLAFRPGAPSSETRGSVPEPAVEAPGKSPAPPRPAPQPAPTQNQSAPSRPEAAPQAEIDLQNWHQVLPRLGLGGLSSQLAAHCTVKSWKNDELVLALSSGGAALAGSMAEKKLQAALESYLGRPLKMRIELEDRGEETPAQAAERKQREDQAMAVDAMQNDPMVKALEEGFHGELLVDSVKLNKE, encoded by the coding sequence ATGTCCTATCAGGTACTAGCACGAAAATGGCGTCCCCGCAGCTTCGATGAAATGGTCGGACAGGAGCATGTGGTTCGTGCCCTGAGTAACGCCCTGGACAATGATCGTCTGCATCATGCCTATTTGTTCACCGGTACCCGGGGCGTGGGCAAGACCACCCTGGCGCGGATACTCGCCAAATCCCTGAACTGTGAACAGGGCATAAGTTCTACGCCCTGTGGTGAATGCAGTATCTGCCGGGAAGTGGACGAGGGACGTTTTGCCGATCTCCTGGAAGTGGATGCGGCGTCCCGCACCAAGGTGGATCAGACTCTGGAGCTTCTGGAGAATGTGCCCTTTGCCCCCATACGCGGTCGTTACAAGGTGTATCTCATCGATGAGGTGCACATGTTCTCCAACTCCAGCTTCAATGCGCTGCTCAAGACCCTGGAAGAACCCCCGCCTCATGTGAAGTTCCTTCTTGCCACCACGGACCCGCAGAAGGTTCCCGTGACGGTCCTGTCCCGGTGCCTGCAGATGAACCTCAAACGCCTGCCCCTGGAACAGATCCGCGGCCAGTTCGAGCATGTGTTGGGCGCTGAAGGCGTCGCATGGGAACCGGCGGCCCTGGATCTTCTTGCCCGGGTGGCAGATGGCAGCATGCGCGATGGCCTGAGTATTCTCGACCAGGCCATTGCCTTTGGCGGTGGCCAGGTGCGTGAAGAAGAAGTCAAGGCCATGCTGGGCGTGGTGGCTCAGGATCGCCTGCCGGGAATGCTGCGCCGGGTAGCGGACAATGATGCCCGGGGACTGCTTCAGGATATCGATCAGGCCGCTCAACAGAGTCCGGATTTTTCCGCCCTGCTCAAGGATATGCTGTTGCTGTTGCATCGGGTGGCCCTGTACCAGGTGGCGCCGGAAGCCGCAGATGCGGCCTGGGGCGATCTGCAACCCATACAAGCCCTTGCCCAATTACTCCCGGCGGAAGATGTGCAACTGTTCTATGAGATTGCCCTGCGGGGACAGCGCGACCTGCCATTGGCTCCGGATCCGCGCAGTGGCTTTGAGATGATCCTGCTGCGCATGCTGGCCTTTCGGCCCGGGGCGCCATCTTCGGAAACCCGGGGTAGCGTGCCCGAACCTGCCGTTGAAGCGCCCGGTAAAAGTCCTGCGCCGCCGCGTCCAGCGCCCCAGCCTGCTCCGACGCAAAACCAGTCTGCACCTTCAAGGCCGGAAGCAGCACCCCAGGCGGAAATCGATCTCCAGAACTGGCACCAGGTATTGCCCCGGTTGGGCCTTGGGGGGTTGTCTTCCCAACTGGCTGCCCATTGCACGGTAAAATCTTGGAAGAATGATGAACTGGTGCTGGCCCTGAGTTCCGGGGGAGCGGCTCTGGCAGGTTCCATGGCAGAGAAGAAACTGCAGGCCGCCCTGGAAAGCTACCTGGGCAGACCTCTGAAAATGCGTATCGAACTCGAAGACCGGGGTGAGGAGACTCCCGCCCAGGCAGCCGAGCGCAAACAGCGCGAAGACCAGGCTATGGCGGTGGATGCCATGCAGAATGATCCCATGGTCAAGGCCCTGGAAGAGGGATTCCATGGGGAACTGCTGGTGGACAGCGTCAAACTGAACAAAGAATGA
- a CDS encoding GGDEF domain-containing protein — protein MDNDVDVIGLDQRIRHKQFMLLVGHLPVVLPASLLAAGLVGWGFWHHVDQGIMMLWLGAMFILSVGRVLVSWYFKRQPDDLSKDPQLKWFLLLGAFASGSVWGMAGIWFFDPANAHSFAFLVIVLGGLVSGALGSHSYYFPCFVAFVIPEFLPLVWEFSRQQGEMYPLITLVMLLFLLLNLYYSKQQENIISSAIRLQFANDSLLHELRSANRKLHRYSYTDPLTGIGNRRQFDLDMEQTWQVAETTGAEVCLILLDVDHFKVYNDRHGHPRGDEVLKDIARTMLRVCEECKARGRPMRIGGEEFSLLLKGGLEEARTIAETMRQAIGSLYPMEEEPRITASFGVASVTPSRGETRKKLFQSADRALYQAKTGGRDRVAVFDGQDPVNQS, from the coding sequence ATGGATAATGATGTCGATGTTATAGGATTGGATCAGCGAATACGGCACAAGCAGTTCATGCTGCTGGTGGGGCATTTGCCCGTCGTCCTGCCCGCCAGTCTGCTGGCAGCAGGGCTGGTGGGGTGGGGGTTCTGGCATCATGTGGATCAGGGAATCATGATGCTCTGGTTGGGTGCCATGTTCATATTGTCAGTTGGCCGCGTGCTGGTATCCTGGTACTTCAAGAGGCAGCCGGATGATCTGAGCAAGGATCCGCAACTGAAGTGGTTTCTGCTGTTGGGGGCGTTTGCGTCCGGTTCTGTGTGGGGAATGGCGGGGATCTGGTTTTTCGACCCGGCAAATGCTCACAGCTTTGCATTTCTGGTCATTGTTCTTGGTGGTCTGGTGTCTGGCGCCCTCGGTTCACATTCCTACTACTTCCCCTGTTTCGTCGCTTTTGTCATTCCTGAATTTTTGCCCCTGGTCTGGGAGTTTTCCCGTCAACAGGGAGAGATGTACCCGCTTATCACCCTGGTGATGCTGCTGTTTCTGTTGCTTAATCTCTATTATTCGAAGCAGCAGGAGAACATCATCAGCAGCGCCATCCGCCTGCAGTTTGCCAATGATTCCCTGTTGCATGAACTACGCAGCGCCAATCGTAAACTTCACCGGTATTCCTATACCGATCCCCTGACAGGCATTGGCAACCGGCGCCAATTCGATCTGGACATGGAACAGACCTGGCAGGTGGCGGAAACCACGGGAGCCGAAGTGTGCCTGATTCTCCTGGATGTGGATCATTTCAAGGTTTACAACGATCGTCACGGACACCCCAGGGGCGATGAGGTGCTCAAGGATATTGCCCGGACCATGCTCAGGGTCTGTGAAGAATGCAAGGCCAGGGGCCGACCTATGCGCATCGGTGGTGAGGAGTTCTCCCTGCTGCTCAAAGGAGGGCTGGAAGAAGCCAGAACCATCGCGGAGACCATGCGCCAGGCCATTGGCAGCCTGTACCCCATGGAAGAAGAACCACGAATTACCGCAAGTTTCGGCGTGGCCAGCGTAACTCCCAGCCGGGGGGAGACGCGCAAGAAGCTGTTCCAGTCTGCTGATCGGGCGCTCTATCAGGCCAAAACAGGGGGGCGTGACAGGGTAGCGGTTTTCGATGGCCAAGACCCGGTAAATCAGTCATAA
- the rssA gene encoding patatin-like phospholipase RssA — MKPLSKSNPDHVRIGLALGGGAARGWSHIGIIQALDELGLRPDVIAGCSIGSIVGAAQAANNLQSLKDWVLSLRRRDVAAFFDIGWGSKGLIDTQKLQKFLAQHIAPDDALIEDYEVRYGSVATDLGNGREIWFTEGPMMKSIMTSIALPGLFAPVRHNNRWLVDGGLVNPVPVSLCHALGAEVVIAVNLNADILGKHLNSDKDDIAASSGFMDGILGSIKSYSANLFPGNREATPPGMMDVLASTVNITQDRITRSRMAGDPPDILIEPYLAHIGLLEFHRAEEAIAEGRDCVKRLQPAIEYTMAHAVRISG; from the coding sequence ATGAAGCCCTTGTCGAAATCGAACCCTGATCATGTGCGCATTGGCCTGGCCCTGGGCGGCGGCGCTGCCCGGGGTTGGTCTCATATCGGCATTATCCAGGCCCTCGATGAATTGGGTTTGCGCCCGGATGTGATTGCCGGTTGCTCCATCGGTTCCATCGTGGGGGCCGCCCAGGCCGCCAACAACCTGCAGAGCCTCAAGGATTGGGTGCTTTCCCTGCGACGCCGTGATGTGGCGGCTTTCTTTGATATCGGCTGGGGCAGCAAGGGTCTGATCGATACCCAAAAGCTGCAAAAATTCCTGGCTCAGCATATTGCCCCGGACGATGCCCTCATCGAAGACTATGAAGTGCGTTACGGGAGTGTGGCCACCGACCTGGGCAATGGCCGCGAGATATGGTTCACCGAGGGGCCGATGATGAAATCCATCATGACCTCTATCGCACTGCCGGGGTTGTTTGCCCCCGTGCGGCATAACAACCGCTGGCTGGTGGATGGCGGACTGGTCAATCCCGTACCCGTTTCCTTGTGCCATGCCCTGGGGGCCGAGGTGGTGATTGCCGTCAACCTGAATGCGGATATTCTGGGAAAGCACCTGAACAGCGACAAAGATGATATCGCGGCCAGCAGCGGCTTCATGGACGGTATTCTGGGCAGCATAAAGAGTTACTCGGCCAACCTGTTTCCCGGTAACCGGGAAGCCACACCACCGGGCATGATGGACGTTTTGGCCAGTACGGTGAATATCACCCAGGATCGAATCACCCGCAGCCGCATGGCTGGCGATCCTCCCGATATTCTCATTGAACCCTATCTGGCGCACATCGGATTGCTGGAGTTTCACCGGGCGGAAGAAGCCATTGCCGAAGGACGTGATTGCGTAAAACGCCTGCAACCGGCCATCGAGTACACTATGGCGCATGCGGTGCGGATTTCCGGCTAG
- the oadA gene encoding sodium-extruding oxaloacetate decarboxylase subunit alpha, whose translation MSKIEITDVILRDAHQSLIATRMRTEDMLPICDKLDKVGYWSLECWGGATYDACLRFLKEDPWERLSKLRQALPNTRLQMLVRGQNLLGYRHYADDVVRAFILKAAEQGMDVFRIFDALNDIRNLRTAVEATREAGKHAQGTICYTVSPVHDTRGFVKMARELAEMDCDSICIKDMAGLLTPYATEELVKAIKDAVDLPLQLHSHATAGLAEMCHLKAIENGCDRVDTAISSWAGGTSHPPTESLVAGLRGTEYDTGLDLELLQDIGMYFYEVRKKYHQFESEFTGVDTRVQVNQIPGGMISNLANQLKEQNALGRMNEVMEEIPRVREDLGYPPLVTPTSQIVGTQAVLNVLTGKRYETITNEVKIYLQGGYGQAPGKVNEKLRREAVGEQDIIEVRPADLLAPELEHLRREIGDLAKSDEDVLSYAMFPEIGRQFLEQRAAGTLQPEPLEPPPGDGPQESAPTEFNIVLHGETYHIKITGAGHKGQPERHFYMTVDGVPEEAVVETLDEIVLTGGAEGAVQESINGRRPKATKEGHVTTSMPGTIVEVLVKEGDSIEAGAPVLITEAMKMETEVQAPIGGTVAGVFVQKGDAVNPDEALVEIEP comes from the coding sequence ATGTCGAAGATAGAAATTACCGATGTCATCCTGCGTGATGCGCACCAGTCTCTTATTGCCACCCGCATGCGCACCGAGGACATGTTGCCCATTTGTGACAAGCTGGACAAGGTAGGCTACTGGTCCCTGGAATGCTGGGGAGGCGCCACCTACGACGCCTGTCTGCGTTTCCTGAAGGAAGATCCCTGGGAGCGCCTGAGCAAGCTGCGTCAGGCCCTGCCCAATACCCGCCTGCAGATGCTGGTGCGGGGCCAGAATCTTCTCGGCTATCGCCACTATGCAGATGATGTGGTGCGGGCCTTTATTCTCAAGGCGGCAGAGCAGGGTATGGATGTGTTCCGTATCTTCGATGCCTTGAACGACATTCGCAACCTGCGCACCGCAGTCGAAGCCACCAGGGAAGCAGGCAAGCATGCCCAGGGCACCATCTGCTACACCGTCAGCCCGGTGCATGACACCAGGGGGTTCGTGAAGATGGCCAGGGAGCTGGCGGAAATGGACTGTGACAGCATTTGCATCAAGGACATGGCCGGGCTGCTCACCCCCTATGCCACGGAAGAGTTGGTCAAAGCCATCAAGGATGCCGTGGATCTGCCCCTGCAGCTGCATTCCCACGCCACAGCGGGTCTGGCGGAAATGTGTCATCTCAAGGCCATCGAGAACGGTTGCGACCGGGTGGATACGGCCATTTCCTCCTGGGCCGGCGGCACCAGCCATCCTCCCACGGAATCCCTGGTAGCGGGACTGCGGGGCACCGAATACGATACGGGCCTGGATCTGGAGCTGCTCCAGGACATCGGTATGTACTTTTATGAAGTACGCAAGAAGTACCACCAGTTCGAGAGCGAGTTCACCGGCGTGGATACCCGGGTGCAGGTGAATCAGATCCCCGGCGGGATGATTTCCAACCTGGCCAATCAGCTCAAGGAACAAAACGCCCTGGGACGCATGAATGAAGTCATGGAGGAGATTCCCCGGGTGCGCGAGGATCTGGGTTATCCGCCCCTGGTGACGCCTACCTCCCAGATTGTAGGCACTCAGGCGGTGCTCAACGTACTGACGGGTAAACGCTATGAGACCATCACCAACGAAGTAAAAATCTATCTGCAGGGCGGTTATGGCCAGGCGCCGGGAAAGGTCAACGAGAAGTTGCGCCGGGAAGCCGTGGGTGAACAGGATATCATCGAGGTACGCCCGGCAGATCTGCTGGCGCCGGAACTCGAGCATCTGCGCAGGGAGATTGGCGACCTGGCCAAATCTGATGAGGATGTGCTCTCCTATGCCATGTTTCCTGAAATTGGCCGTCAGTTCCTGGAGCAGCGTGCCGCAGGCACCTTGCAGCCGGAGCCACTGGAGCCTCCTCCCGGAGATGGTCCCCAGGAAAGCGCACCCACTGAATTCAATATCGTGCTGCATGGTGAGACCTATCACATCAAGATTACCGGGGCAGGGCACAAGGGCCAGCCGGAACGGCATTTCTACATGACTGTGGACGGCGTACCCGAGGAAGCCGTGGTGGAAACCCTGGATGAAATCGTACTGACCGGTGGTGCTGAAGGAGCCGTGCAGGAGTCCATCAACGGACGTCGGCCCAAGGCGACCAAAGAGGGGCATGTCACTACCTCCATGCCGGGCACCATCGTTGAGGTGCTGGTCAAGGAAGGTGACAGTATTGAAGCCGGAGCGCCTGTACTCATCACCGAGGCCATGAAAATGGAGACAGAGGTGCAGGCCCCCATTGGAGGCACCGTTGCAGGCGTATTCGTGCAGAAAGGCGATGCCGTGAACCCGGATGAAGCCCTTGTCGAAATCGAACCCTGA
- a CDS encoding acetyl-CoA carboxylase biotin carboxylase subunit: protein MLRKILVANRGEIAVRVIRACAEMGIRSVAIYTEADMYSLHVKKADEAYSIGEDPVAGYLNIHRIVNLAVQAGCDAIHPGYGFLSENADFAAACERRGITFIGPTADVIRRMGDKTEARKAMIAAGVPVTPGTEENLSGLDEALEVAQRIGYPVMLKATSGGGGRGIRRCDTEAELRKNYDRVISEATKAFGRAEVFMEKCVVNPRHIELQVLADSHGNCIHLYERDCSIQRRNQKLIEIAPSPQLDEGQRQYLGGLAVIAAKAVGYQSAGTVEFLMDENDRFYFMEMNTRVQVEHTISETITGVDIIEEQIRVAAGLKLRFKQHEIQRRGYAIQFRVNAEDPKNNFLPSFGRISRYYAPGGPGVRTDTAIYTGYTIPPYFDSMIAKVIVWALTWEDAIARGERALRDMEVHGIRTTKTYYLEIMHHPGFRAAKFTTSFVEDHPELTEYTEKLCKSDVAAALAVAVAAHAGL, encoded by the coding sequence ATGTTGCGAAAGATACTGGTAGCCAACCGGGGCGAGATTGCTGTCAGGGTGATCCGTGCCTGCGCGGAGATGGGCATACGCTCGGTGGCCATTTATACCGAAGCCGACATGTACAGTCTGCACGTAAAAAAGGCAGATGAGGCGTACAGCATCGGCGAAGATCCGGTGGCGGGATACCTGAATATCCACCGCATCGTGAATCTGGCCGTGCAGGCCGGTTGCGATGCGATTCACCCCGGTTACGGCTTCCTTTCGGAAAACGCCGATTTTGCTGCTGCCTGTGAGCGCCGGGGGATCACTTTCATTGGCCCCACCGCCGATGTCATTCGCCGCATGGGTGACAAAACCGAAGCGCGCAAGGCCATGATCGCCGCCGGGGTGCCGGTCACGCCGGGTACGGAGGAAAATCTGTCCGGGCTGGATGAAGCCCTGGAAGTGGCGCAGCGGATTGGCTACCCGGTGATGCTCAAGGCCACCTCCGGTGGTGGAGGCCGGGGCATACGCCGTTGTGACACGGAAGCGGAACTGCGCAAGAACTATGATCGGGTGATCTCCGAGGCCACCAAGGCATTTGGGCGTGCGGAAGTGTTCATGGAAAAATGCGTGGTCAATCCCCGGCATATCGAGCTGCAGGTGCTGGCTGACAGCCATGGCAACTGCATCCATCTGTATGAGCGGGACTGCTCCATACAACGCCGCAATCAAAAGCTTATCGAGATCGCCCCTTCGCCCCAACTGGATGAGGGGCAGCGCCAATACCTGGGTGGCCTGGCAGTGATTGCCGCCAAGGCCGTGGGTTATCAGAGCGCCGGTACCGTGGAATTTCTCATGGATGAGAATGACCGTTTTTATTTCATGGAGATGAATACCCGGGTACAGGTGGAACACACTATTTCCGAGACCATTACCGGGGTGGATATCATCGAGGAGCAGATCCGCGTGGCTGCGGGTCTGAAGTTGCGGTTCAAGCAGCACGAGATACAGCGCCGGGGATATGCCATACAGTTCCGGGTGAACGCAGAAGATCCGAAGAACAATTTTCTGCCCAGCTTTGGTCGCATCTCCCGCTACTATGCCCCTGGAGGCCCCGGCGTGCGCACGGATACGGCCATTTATACCGGTTATACGATTCCTCCCTATTTCGATTCCATGATTGCCAAGGTCATTGTCTGGGCCCTGACCTGGGAAGATGCCATTGCCCGGGGTGAGCGAGCCCTGCGGGATATGGAAGTGCATGGCATACGCACCACCAAGACCTATTATCTGGAAATCATGCATCATCCGGGTTTCCGCGCCGCCAAATTCACCACCTCTTTCGTGGAAGATCATCCCGAATTGACGGAATACACTGAAAAACTGTGCAAGAGCGATGTGGCTGCCGCGCTGGCGGTGGCGGTAGCCGCTCATGCAGGTTTGTAA
- a CDS encoding TIGR00645 family protein, with product MKKLEHLLELFMFNARWLLAPFYVGLILAIGLLMVMFFKEFAHLVPIAIYHAPGPEMVLGILSLIDLVLVANLLLIIVFAGYENFVSRIDVADHEDRPDWMGKVGFTDLKIKLIGSIVAISGIELLKLFVNVGEPVGQQELIWKVVIHATLVISGVLFALMDRIGGKTPH from the coding sequence ATGAAGAAACTGGAACATCTGCTCGAACTGTTCATGTTCAACGCCCGCTGGCTGTTGGCGCCGTTTTATGTCGGGCTGATTTTGGCTATTGGCCTGTTGATGGTAATGTTCTTCAAAGAGTTTGCCCATCTGGTGCCCATCGCCATATACCATGCACCCGGACCGGAAATGGTGTTGGGCATACTTTCTCTCATTGACCTGGTGCTGGTCGCCAATCTCCTGTTGATCATCGTTTTTGCGGGATATGAAAATTTCGTATCCCGGATCGACGTGGCAGACCATGAAGACAGGCCGGACTGGATGGGTAAGGTGGGTTTTACGGATCTCAAGATCAAACTCATCGGTTCCATCGTGGCCATTTCCGGTATCGAGTTGCTGAAGTTGTTTGTCAATGTCGGTGAGCCCGTGGGGCAGCAGGAACTGATCTGGAAGGTGGTGATTCATGCTACCTTGGTCATTTCCGGCGTATTGTTTGCCCTCATGGACAGAATCGGTGGTAAAACGCCCCATTAA